One window from the genome of Hippocampus zosterae strain Florida chromosome 7, ASM2543408v3, whole genome shotgun sequence encodes:
- the si:ch73-103b11.2 gene encoding myosin phosphatase Rho-interacting protein isoform X1 — protein MSVKENPCGKFQANIFNKSKCQNCFQPRESHLLNDEDLRQAKPIYGGWLLLAPEGTHFDNPLHRTRKWQRRFFTLYEHGLLRYALDALPGTLPQGIIDMNRCSDVTDAESRTAQKNSLCVLSPGKERFLRAECKETINGWRQALSVYPRSNKRNQKKKRKMEPPALQEPGPAKVTLTGDGDGIPRLPGSSRGPMGRGTLRQEEKRRIGAAASRGASSLDSACAAQDDGGATSAGRKAPAQSRYFSPEKTESEPSRKPARSSRALGLAPGYASEAKAPISLARPGYSAVASSRTPPDRQANEETPSREGRRAGGRGGAVTSREAFGPEKKPADLGARAQSPGREEVARLFGEERRRLTAIGRFEESPNAGPTDTSGCGEASSDVSDAGKERRVPKASGCAFANLPPAKSPDRRVTGSAAAARPLNVKKGWMTKLDQDGTWKKHWFVLAGQSLRYYKDSLAEEACHADGEIDLSTCSDVQEFPVQRNYGFRILCGGGARTLSAMTSGIRRNWIQAIGENARAAVAPDDARSAPEVNPEGRAPPEPRQGVRPEPSPRPEPPDAVGRSKTSDRSPFQIHPTGEPAKERADAVRRGPSLSATASRRSSPSSSSPSPVPASAPPSPRVSGARPASPIEDDVSRPPNVLLPKSPARPSSPESPRRGRMPVERDVEADTCGAASSAREEIERRWLRVETTPLREEKRVAIGASSENSRADGAPVQRLAALLRKELGQKQKVLEQLQRQNSVFQEQLEDALAREESARHGYVLQSVTAPSSSPQHSHELKRDSRSALESPQRQQVLVRRQIQTLERNPAEARTASDRREARVEDPRSRPASASAEISASERAGARVRDELESERDRSKEQEEERGRTEATPPARRKDGQSRLLWERSRVLGLPEHRAGEIRRLRGRLRQVTARLLATEEGRALTEQRLRKERRRLRESHERERQSLRRRIAEAEAGLLEAKRQLEAPLGRERGERSPKPRRRPTPTSDASESPRESVRRLEDEKGLLAHRCRRLLERTAGADREVGELCARLERQRADYCSLENSYERAARESRRMRRSLRGKEQEILQTQALYRSLLESKEEDLKEALVKMSALANHLEETERKLRAKEDLLSQTARSLAEPLEADAARQNPKARPAAAENREGRQTLTSDGESFGAASRTEDSAADDESRAEQTAATFSDARRHARHRPGDRRSFDRARNQRDFDPAQAPTRAGDSDELISMVRAPETKALAAEEKLKSPTRTGTNEPGGCERAPGMATGTAAHAGALLCVETGRRKVEAFLPGSRDRAGSPLRSLSEVRRQLSRASARGQKTSEEQWPRQTAELSQQEAVPRFAQMLSLEALLLDEMALLVRTSESDLLLQTPTAIREDVENIQSGDDHCLAVVYADVSTRKLMSETAVRRQEPEREAKPRGGVSNEVDARAEAAVNASAVFRALVKAELSSAVRNLKLDYREKLRLLRGELSQRERAPKAIIEASERADWKSHVREAQAHFGLGPATSSAALCPPELAAYAEQIRLQEARDLAEKVVERRLADRMPPGAAKERHRNRVKKLKDDFERQIAQIGRDEAVGWHPAPGQSVAELRPNGSRRRVASSPTEAGERRTVSEGDAAAGLLKDRIRQLEAQMNALREQLENERLEGHVAGLRGKYQRDSESLKATCERGFAAMEESHRKVVEDLQRRHQREISKLTEERERLLAEETAATVAAIEAMKNAHEEELEKNRRSQLSGLDADIDQLRLQYREELRSVQRELEVLSEQYSQKCLENAHLAQALEAERQALGRCRRENRELRAHNQESNGRLSAEIARMRSCLSGETALSPVTPGKDVYELEVLLRVKESEIQYLKGEIHSLKDELQSALRDKKYATDKHKDIYAELSVAKAEADSHIGKLKEKLHMATHASGDGTVWSGYDIMKSKSYPDLTKKEQTTTSEPSASGGSKSLKEGLTVQERTKMFQAKESEKI, from the exons CCCGGCACTCTTCCCCAGGGGATCATCGATATGAACCGGTGCTCCGACGTCACGGACGCAGAGTCCAGGACGGCTCAGAAGAACTCCTTGTGCGTCCTGAGCCCTGGAAAGGAGCGCTTCCTTCGAGCCGAATGTAAAGAAACCATCAACGG ATGGCGGCAAGCTCTGAGCGTGTACCCCAGAAGCAACAAGCGCAACCAGAAGAAGAAGCGCAAGATGGAGCCGCCCGCTCTGCAG GAACCGGGCCCGGCCAAAGTGACGCTGACCGGCGACGGAGACGGCATCCCCCGCCTGCCCGGCTCCTCGCGTGGGCCGATGGGCCGGGGCACCTTGCGGCAGGAGGAGAAGCGGCGGATTGGGGCCGCCGCGAGCCGCGGCGCCTCATCTCTGGACTCCGCCTGCGCCGCTCAAGACG ATGGTGGCGCGACGAGCGCCGGACGCAAAGCGCCGGCCCAGAGCCGTTACTTTTCCCCGGAGAAGACGGAGTCCGAGCCCTCTCGGAAACCCGCGCGGAGTTCCCGAGCGCTTGGACTCGCCCCCGGCTACGCTTCCGAAGCCAAAGCCCCAATTTCTCTGGCGCGCCCCGGCTACTCCGCCGTCGCTTCCTCCCGGACCCCCCCGGACCGCCAAGCCAACGAGGAGACGCCCTCCCGGGAGGGCCGCCGCGCGGGGGGTCGAGGCGGCGCCGTGACCTCCCGCGAAGCCTTCGGTCCAGAGAAAAAGCCAGCGGACCTCGGAGCGCGCGCCCAAAGTCCCGGACGTGAAGAGGTGGCCCGGCTGTTCGGGGAGGAGCGCAG ACGTTTGACAGCCATCGGCCGATTTGAGGAAAGTCCAAACGCAGGGCCAACGGACACGAGCGGCTGCGGCGAAGCGTCGTCGGACGTCAGCGACGCGGGGAAGGAGCGCCGGGTCCCGAAAGCGTCCGGCTGCGCTTTTGCAAACTTGCCACCAGCCAAATCGCCGGACCGCCGAGTCACCGGCTCCGCCGCGGCG GCCCGTCCGCTCAACGTCAAAAAAGGATGGATGACCAAGCTGGACCAAGATGGAACG TGGAAGAAACATTGGTTTGTTCTCGCTGGCCAGAGTCTGCGCTACTACAAAGACTCGCTCGCCGAAGAG GCTTGCCACGCGGATGGCGAGATCGATCTTTCCACGTGCTCCGACGTCCAAGAGTTCCCGGTCCAGAGGAATTACGGCTTCCGAATCCTG TGCGGAGGAGGCGCGCGCACCCTGTCGGCCATGACCTCCGGAATCCGCCGCAACTGGATCCAGGCCATCGGCGAGAACGCTCGAGCCGCCGTCGCCCCCGATGACGCTCG ATCTGCCCCCGAGGTGAATCCCGAAGGACGGGCGCCCCCGGAGCCGCGCCAAGGGGTCCGGCCCGAGCCGAGCCCCCGTCCCGAGCCCCCCGACGCCGTCGGCCGCTCAAAGACCTCTGACCGGTCGCCGTTCCAAATCCACCCGACGGGCGAGCCGGCGAAGGAGCGGGCGGACGCCGTCCGCCGCGGCCCGTCGCTTTCCGCGACCGCGTCCCGCCGCTCCTCCCCTTCCTCGTCGTCCCCCTCCCCCGTCCCCGCCTCGGCCCCGCCGAGCCCCCGCGTATCGGGCGCCCGCCCCGCCTCGCCGATAGAAGACGACGTGAGCCGACCGCCAAACGTCCTTCTCCCGAAGTCTCCCGCGCGGCCGTCCTCTCCGGAAAGTCCGCGGCGAGGAAGAATGCCAGTCGAGCGCGACGTCGAGGCGGACACGTGCGGCGCGGCGTCGAGCGCGAGAGAGGAGATCGAGCGGCGCTGGCTCCGGGTGGAGACGACGCCACTGAGGGAAGAGAAGCGAGTGGCCATCGGCGCGTCTTCAGAGAACTCCCGCGCCGACGGAGCGCCGGTGCAGCGGCTGGCCGCGCTGCTCCGCAAAGAG ttgggACAGAAGCAAAAAGTGTTGGAGCAGCTTCAGAGACAGAACAGCGTGTTCCAGGAGCAGCTGGAAGATGCGCTGGCAAGAGAAGAAAGTGCCAGACATGGCTATGTCCTACAA AGTGTAACAGCGCCTTCCTCCTCACCGCAACACTCGCACGAGCTGAAGCGCGACTCGCGCAGCGCCTTGGAATCCCCGCAACGCCAACAGGTCCTCGTCCGGCGGCAGATTCAAACGCTTGAAAGGAACCCCGCCGAAGCCCGGACCGCTTCGGACCGCCGCGAGGCCCGCGTCGAAGACCCGCGGTCCAGGCCGGCATCCGCCTCGGCGGAAATCTcggcgagcgagcgagccgGGGCTCGCGTGCGCGATGAACTCGAGTCGGAGCGAGACCGATCAAAAGAGCAAGAGGAGGAACGCGGACGCACCGAAGCCACCCCGCCGGCCCGGCGAAAGGACGGCCAAAGTCGACTCCTTTGGGAGAGAAGCCGGGTTCTTGGGCTCCCGGAGCACCGCGCCGGGGAGATCCGGAGGCTACGGGGAAGACTCCGGCAGGTGACGGCACGCCTGCTCGCCACCGAAGAAGGTCGGGCGCTGACGGAGCAACGCTTGAGAAAAGAGCGGCGCCGCCTCCGAGAGAGTCACGAGAGGGAGAGACAAAGTCTGCGTCGAAGAATAGCCGAAGCCGAGGCCGGGCTACTGGAGGCCAAACGGCAGCTGGAGGCCCCGCTCGGAAGAGAACGCGGCGAGCGATCGCCGAAGCCGCGGCGACGGCCGACCCCGACCAGCGACGCGTCCGAGTCCCCGAGGGAGAGCGTGCGCAGACTGGAAGATGAGAAGGGGCTGCTCGCGCACCGCTGCCGGCGGCTCCTCGAGCGCACCGCCGGGGCCGATCGGGAGGTCGGCGAGCTTTGCGCTCGCCTCGAGAGGCAACGGGCGGATTATTGCTCCCTGGAAAACTCGTACGAGAGGGCCGCCCGAGAGTCTCGGAGAATGAGACGATCCCTCAGAGGGAAAGAGCAAGAGATCCTTCAGACCCAGGCGCTGTACCGAAGCCTGTTGGAAAGCAAAGAGGAGGACTTGAAAGAAGCTCTCGTCAAAATGAGCGCCCTCGCCAACCACTTGGAGGAAACGGAACGGAAGCTGCGAGCTAAGGAGGACCTTCTTTCTCAAACCGCTCGAAGTCTCGCGGAGCCACTTGAGGCCGACGCCGCCCGACAAAATCCAAAAGCCCGGCCGGCGGCGGCAGAGAACCGGGAAGGCCGTCAAACTTTGACTTCAGACGGAGAGTCGTTCGGCGCCGCGTCGAGAACGGAAGACTCCGCCGCCGACGACGAGTCCCGAGCGGAGCAAACCGCCGCCACCTTTTCCGACGCTCGGCGCCACGCGCGTCACCGTCCGGGCGATCGGCGTTCCTTTGACCGTGCCAGAAACCAGCGAGACTTTGATCCAGCCCAAGCGCCGACGCGCGCCGGCGACTCCGACGAGTTGATCTCCATGGTACGCGCTCCGGAAACAAAAGCGCTCGCTGCCGAGGAAAAGCTCAAAAGCCCCACTCGCACTGGGACAAATGAGCCCGGCGGATGTGAACGCGCGCCTGGGATGGCGACGGGAACCGCCGCTCACGCCGGGGCCCTCCTTTGCGTGGAGACCGGCCGCCGGAAAGTCGAGGCTTTTTTGCCCGGCTCTCGTGACCGCGCCGGGTCGCCGCTTCGCTCCTTGTCGGAGGTGCGACGCCAACTGTCCCGCGCGTCGGCGCGTGGACAAAAGACCTCGGAGGAGCAATGGCCCCGTCAAACGGCGGAACTTTCCCAGCAAGAAGCGGTTCCTCGCTTTGCCCAAATGCTCTCTTTGGAGGCTCTCCTTTTGGATGAAATGGCTTTGCTGGTGCGGACGTCCGAGTCCGACCTTCTCCTCCAAACGCCGACCGCGATACGGGAAGATGTCGAGAACATCCAAAGCGGCGACGACCATTGTTTGGCCGTAGTCTACGCCGACGTCTCGACCAGAAAGTTGATGTCGGAGACCGCCGTGCGCCGGCAAGAGCCGGAGCGAGAGGCCAAGCCCCGCGGGGGGGTTTCCAACGAGGTCGACGCGAGAGCCGAGGCGGCCGTAAACGCCTCCGCCGTCTTTCGCGCCTTGGTCAAAGCGGAACTCTCCTCCGCCGTTCGTAACCTGAAGCTCGACTACCGAGAGAAATTGCGGCTGCTCCGAGGGGAGCTCTCTCAACGGGAAAGGGCCCCGAAAGCGATTATCGAGGCGTCCGAGAGGGCGGACTGGAAAAGCCACGTCCGAGAGGCCCAAGCCCACTTTGGCTTGGGCCCGGCGACCTCGTCGGCCGCCCTCTGCCCGCCTGAACTGGCGGCGTACGCGGAGCAGATCCGATTGCAAGAAGCCCGCGATCTGGCCGAAAAAGTTGTGGAGCGGCGTTTGGCTGACCGGATGCCACCCGGCGCCGCCAAGGAGCGGCACCGGAATCGTGTGAAAAAGCTCAAGGACGACTTTGAGCGGCAAATCGCTCAGATTGGCCGAGACGAGGCCGTCGGCTGGCATCCCGCTCCGGGGCAAAGCGTCGCCGAGCTGCGGCCGAATGGGAGCCGCCGCCGGGTGGCCTCGTCGCCGACGGAAGCGGGGGAACGGCGGACCGTGTCCGAGGGGGACGCCGCCGCGGGGCTTCTGAAGGACAGGATCCGCCAACTGGAGGCTCAGATGAACGCCTTGAGGGAGCAACTGGAGAACGAGCGCCTGGAGGGCCACGTCGCCGGCCTGAGGGGCAAATACCAGAGAGACTCGGAAAGTCTGAAG GCCACGTGCGAGCGTGGCTTTGCGGCAATGGAAGAAAGCCACCGCAAGGTGGTGGAGGACCTCCAAAGGCGGCACCAGAGGGAGATTTCCAAACTGACGGAGGAGCGCGAGAGACTCCTGGCCGAGGAGACGGCCGCCACCGTCGCCG CCATCGAAGCGATGAAGAATGCACACGAGGAGGAACTGGAGAAGAACCGGCGCTCCCAGCTCAGCGGACTCGACGCCGATATCGATCAACTTCGACTACAATACCG GGAGGAGCTGCGGTCCGTCCAGAGGGAGCTGGAGGTTTTGTCCGAGCAGTATTCTCAGAAATGTCTGGAGAACGCCCACCTGGCTCAGGCCCTGGAGGCCGAGCGGCAGGCCCTCGGGCGGTGTCGGCGAGAGAACCGGGAGCTCCGCGCTCACAACCAG GAATCGAACGGCCGTCTGAGTGCGGAGATCGCACGCATGCGCTCGTGCCTAAGCGGGGAGACGGCGCTGTCCCCCGTCACGCCGGGCAAAGACGTCTACGAGCTGGAG GTGCTGCTGCGCGTCAAGGAGTCCGAGATTCAGTATCTGAAAGGGGAAATCCACTCTTTGAAGGACGAGCTGCAGTCGGCTCTGAGG GACAAGAAGTACGCCACGGACAAACATAAAGACATCTACGCCGAGCTGAGCGTCGCCAAAGCCGAAGCCGACTCCCATATTGGCAAACTGAAGGAGAAACTCCACATGGCCACCCACGCTTCGGGCGACGGGACCGTTTGGTCCGGCTACG ACATCATGAAATCCAAAAGTTACCCCGACTTGACGAAAAAAGAACAGACTACGACCTCCGAGCCATCCGCCAGTGGCGGCTCAAAG AGCCTGAAAGAAGGACTGACCGTTCAAGAGCGCACCAAGATGTTTCAGGCAAAAGAATCCGAAAAGATCTGA
- the si:ch73-103b11.2 gene encoding myosin phosphatase Rho-interacting protein isoform X4 codes for MSVKENPCGKFQANIFNKSKCQNCFQPRESHLLNDEDLRQAKPIYGGWLLLAPEGTHFDNPLHRTRKWQRRFFTLYEHGLLRYALDALPGTLPQGIIDMNRCSDVTDAESRTAQKNSLCVLSPGKERFLRAECKETINGWRQALSVYPRSNKRNQKKKRKMEPPALQEPGPAKVTLTGDGDGIPRLPGSSRGPMGRGTLRQEEKRRIGAAASRGASSLDSACAAQDDGGATSAGRKAPAQSRYFSPEKTESEPSRKPARSSRALGLAPGYASEAKAPISLARPGYSAVASSRTPPDRQANEETPSREGRRAGGRGGAVTSREAFGPEKKPADLGARAQSPGREEVARLFGEERRRLTAIGRFEESPNAGPTDTSGCGEASSDVSDAGKERRVPKASGCAFANLPPAKSPDRRVTGSAAAARPLNVKKGWMTKLDQDGTWKKHWFVLAGQSLRYYKDSLAEEACHADGEIDLSTCSDVQEFPVQRNYGFRILCGGGARTLSAMTSGIRRNWIQAIGENARAAVAPDDARSAPEVNPEGRAPPEPRQGVRPEPSPRPEPPDAVGRSKTSDRSPFQIHPTGEPAKERADAVRRGPSLSATASRRSSPSSSSPSPVPASAPPSPRVSGARPASPIEDDVSRPPNVLLPKSPARPSSPESPRRGRMPVERDVEADTCGAASSAREEIERRWLRVETTPLREEKRVAIGASSENSRADGAPVQRLAALLRKELGQKQKVLEQLQRQNSVFQEQLEDALAREESARHGYVLQATCERGFAAMEESHRKVVEDLQRRHQREISKLTEERERLLAEETAATVAAIEAMKNAHEEELEKNRRSQLSGLDADIDQLRLQYREELRSVQRELEVLSEQYSQKCLENAHLAQALEAERQALGRCRRENRELRAHNQESNGRLSAEIARMRSCLSGETALSPVTPGKDVYELEVLLRVKESEIQYLKGEIHSLKDELQSALRDKKYATDKHKDIYAELSVAKAEADSHIGKLKEKLHMATHASGDGTVWSGYDIMKSKSYPDLTKKEQTTTSEPSASGGSKSLKEGLTVQERTKMFQAKESEKI; via the exons CCCGGCACTCTTCCCCAGGGGATCATCGATATGAACCGGTGCTCCGACGTCACGGACGCAGAGTCCAGGACGGCTCAGAAGAACTCCTTGTGCGTCCTGAGCCCTGGAAAGGAGCGCTTCCTTCGAGCCGAATGTAAAGAAACCATCAACGG ATGGCGGCAAGCTCTGAGCGTGTACCCCAGAAGCAACAAGCGCAACCAGAAGAAGAAGCGCAAGATGGAGCCGCCCGCTCTGCAG GAACCGGGCCCGGCCAAAGTGACGCTGACCGGCGACGGAGACGGCATCCCCCGCCTGCCCGGCTCCTCGCGTGGGCCGATGGGCCGGGGCACCTTGCGGCAGGAGGAGAAGCGGCGGATTGGGGCCGCCGCGAGCCGCGGCGCCTCATCTCTGGACTCCGCCTGCGCCGCTCAAGACG ATGGTGGCGCGACGAGCGCCGGACGCAAAGCGCCGGCCCAGAGCCGTTACTTTTCCCCGGAGAAGACGGAGTCCGAGCCCTCTCGGAAACCCGCGCGGAGTTCCCGAGCGCTTGGACTCGCCCCCGGCTACGCTTCCGAAGCCAAAGCCCCAATTTCTCTGGCGCGCCCCGGCTACTCCGCCGTCGCTTCCTCCCGGACCCCCCCGGACCGCCAAGCCAACGAGGAGACGCCCTCCCGGGAGGGCCGCCGCGCGGGGGGTCGAGGCGGCGCCGTGACCTCCCGCGAAGCCTTCGGTCCAGAGAAAAAGCCAGCGGACCTCGGAGCGCGCGCCCAAAGTCCCGGACGTGAAGAGGTGGCCCGGCTGTTCGGGGAGGAGCGCAG ACGTTTGACAGCCATCGGCCGATTTGAGGAAAGTCCAAACGCAGGGCCAACGGACACGAGCGGCTGCGGCGAAGCGTCGTCGGACGTCAGCGACGCGGGGAAGGAGCGCCGGGTCCCGAAAGCGTCCGGCTGCGCTTTTGCAAACTTGCCACCAGCCAAATCGCCGGACCGCCGAGTCACCGGCTCCGCCGCGGCG GCCCGTCCGCTCAACGTCAAAAAAGGATGGATGACCAAGCTGGACCAAGATGGAACG TGGAAGAAACATTGGTTTGTTCTCGCTGGCCAGAGTCTGCGCTACTACAAAGACTCGCTCGCCGAAGAG GCTTGCCACGCGGATGGCGAGATCGATCTTTCCACGTGCTCCGACGTCCAAGAGTTCCCGGTCCAGAGGAATTACGGCTTCCGAATCCTG TGCGGAGGAGGCGCGCGCACCCTGTCGGCCATGACCTCCGGAATCCGCCGCAACTGGATCCAGGCCATCGGCGAGAACGCTCGAGCCGCCGTCGCCCCCGATGACGCTCG ATCTGCCCCCGAGGTGAATCCCGAAGGACGGGCGCCCCCGGAGCCGCGCCAAGGGGTCCGGCCCGAGCCGAGCCCCCGTCCCGAGCCCCCCGACGCCGTCGGCCGCTCAAAGACCTCTGACCGGTCGCCGTTCCAAATCCACCCGACGGGCGAGCCGGCGAAGGAGCGGGCGGACGCCGTCCGCCGCGGCCCGTCGCTTTCCGCGACCGCGTCCCGCCGCTCCTCCCCTTCCTCGTCGTCCCCCTCCCCCGTCCCCGCCTCGGCCCCGCCGAGCCCCCGCGTATCGGGCGCCCGCCCCGCCTCGCCGATAGAAGACGACGTGAGCCGACCGCCAAACGTCCTTCTCCCGAAGTCTCCCGCGCGGCCGTCCTCTCCGGAAAGTCCGCGGCGAGGAAGAATGCCAGTCGAGCGCGACGTCGAGGCGGACACGTGCGGCGCGGCGTCGAGCGCGAGAGAGGAGATCGAGCGGCGCTGGCTCCGGGTGGAGACGACGCCACTGAGGGAAGAGAAGCGAGTGGCCATCGGCGCGTCTTCAGAGAACTCCCGCGCCGACGGAGCGCCGGTGCAGCGGCTGGCCGCGCTGCTCCGCAAAGAG ttgggACAGAAGCAAAAAGTGTTGGAGCAGCTTCAGAGACAGAACAGCGTGTTCCAGGAGCAGCTGGAAGATGCGCTGGCAAGAGAAGAAAGTGCCAGACATGGCTATGTCCTACAA GCCACGTGCGAGCGTGGCTTTGCGGCAATGGAAGAAAGCCACCGCAAGGTGGTGGAGGACCTCCAAAGGCGGCACCAGAGGGAGATTTCCAAACTGACGGAGGAGCGCGAGAGACTCCTGGCCGAGGAGACGGCCGCCACCGTCGCCG CCATCGAAGCGATGAAGAATGCACACGAGGAGGAACTGGAGAAGAACCGGCGCTCCCAGCTCAGCGGACTCGACGCCGATATCGATCAACTTCGACTACAATACCG GGAGGAGCTGCGGTCCGTCCAGAGGGAGCTGGAGGTTTTGTCCGAGCAGTATTCTCAGAAATGTCTGGAGAACGCCCACCTGGCTCAGGCCCTGGAGGCCGAGCGGCAGGCCCTCGGGCGGTGTCGGCGAGAGAACCGGGAGCTCCGCGCTCACAACCAG GAATCGAACGGCCGTCTGAGTGCGGAGATCGCACGCATGCGCTCGTGCCTAAGCGGGGAGACGGCGCTGTCCCCCGTCACGCCGGGCAAAGACGTCTACGAGCTGGAG GTGCTGCTGCGCGTCAAGGAGTCCGAGATTCAGTATCTGAAAGGGGAAATCCACTCTTTGAAGGACGAGCTGCAGTCGGCTCTGAGG GACAAGAAGTACGCCACGGACAAACATAAAGACATCTACGCCGAGCTGAGCGTCGCCAAAGCCGAAGCCGACTCCCATATTGGCAAACTGAAGGAGAAACTCCACATGGCCACCCACGCTTCGGGCGACGGGACCGTTTGGTCCGGCTACG ACATCATGAAATCCAAAAGTTACCCCGACTTGACGAAAAAAGAACAGACTACGACCTCCGAGCCATCCGCCAGTGGCGGCTCAAAG AGCCTGAAAGAAGGACTGACCGTTCAAGAGCGCACCAAGATGTTTCAGGCAAAAGAATCCGAAAAGATCTGA